The following are from one region of the Actinoplanes sp. L3-i22 genome:
- a CDS encoding TetR/AcrR family transcriptional regulator — MDFLWQESAGGRRGPKKALSLDAIADAAIVIADAEGLAAVSMQRVAAEVGFTKMALYRYLPGKSELVAVMLERGMGVPPEMSAGDWRAALTRWSESLISVFVAHPWAIEASAGNRPIGPNELTWMEAALAVLPEGLSGAERMDAVAVIAGQVRALVVQPSESGLLTAITEHAARFPAISAAIADIAVHGGHDQAFHFGLERILDGLEALITQRV, encoded by the coding sequence ATGGATTTCCTGTGGCAGGAGAGCGCGGGCGGCCGGCGGGGGCCGAAGAAGGCGCTGAGCTTGGATGCGATCGCGGACGCGGCGATCGTGATCGCCGACGCCGAGGGGCTGGCCGCCGTCTCGATGCAGCGGGTGGCAGCCGAGGTTGGCTTCACCAAGATGGCGCTATATCGGTATTTGCCCGGCAAATCGGAGCTGGTGGCCGTGATGTTGGAGCGCGGGATGGGTGTGCCGCCCGAAATGTCCGCCGGGGACTGGCGCGCCGCGCTCACTCGCTGGAGCGAATCGCTTATCTCCGTTTTTGTCGCTCACCCGTGGGCGATCGAGGCCTCCGCCGGCAACCGCCCGATCGGTCCGAACGAGCTGACCTGGATGGAGGCCGCCCTGGCGGTTCTCCCCGAGGGGCTGAGCGGCGCCGAGCGGATGGACGCCGTCGCGGTGATCGCCGGTCAGGTCCGCGCCCTGGTCGTCCAGCCCTCCGAGAGCGGCCTGCTCACCGCGATCACCGAGCACGCCGCGCGCTTCCCGGCGATCTCCGCCGCGATCGCCGACATCGCCGTCCACGGTGGCCACGACCAGGCGTTCCACTTCGGATTGGAGCGCATTCTCGACGGCCTGGAGGCGTTGATCACGCAACGCGTGTGA